DNA sequence from the Eubacterium sp. 1001713B170207_170306_E7 genome:
ATTGATGAGGTTTACGTTGGAGACCGGCTGCCCAGTCCGGATAGTGTCCACAAAAACCATGGCGATAAAACAGCCGAGAATCAGAAAGCCGCCAAAGACAAAAAAGAGCACCGGCCGCTTCCGATCCCAGGGCTGCCGCGCCCAGAAGGGATAAATACACAAAAAAGCCGGGGGTACGGTCTGCATGAGGAAACCGAGCAGCGCCCTGAAAAAATAGAATACCATAATTTACGCTCCTGTTAAACGAGGTTGTAAAGCTTTTTTATTACAGTTTATCATAAAAAAATCCGGTGAACAACGATTAAAAAACAGCGACGCCCGAGGGCGTGCTGTTTTTTTAAAGTGCTGTTTATTTTTTCATCTGGCCGTTGGTCTTGGACAGACGGTAGGCCAGGGTGCAGAAAGAAATGCCCATGGATAAAAAGGCAATGCCGGCCCAGATAACAATGGTAAAGGCGGCAAAGACCGGGTGGAAAAGGAGTACTGTGGCCAGAATCACGACCAGAATACCCAGCGCCAGGTTCCAGCCCCAGCCCTTGTCGCCTTTGGCTTTGGCGGTAAAGGAAAAGCCAATGGTGTTGAAGCCGCCGAACATGATGGCAAAGGCAACGTAGAATACCAGCACATCGGCGGTGATGTTCATATTGGCGATCATGATAACGCCCAGGACGAGCATCAGAATTCCGGACACCAGGTTCCAGCCCCATGCCGGAATGGCATTGCGGTTGATCAGGGTAACCGCACAGGAGGCCAGGCCGGAAACCAGAAAGGTGACCGCAAAGACAATGCTGAGGGCAGCGAAACCGCCGACG
Encoded proteins:
- a CDS encoding HdeD family acid-resistance protein; this translates as MNENKKTFENLGEELTGVIKHWWVFLILGILAIGMGIWLFFTPVGGFAALSIVFAVTFLVSGLASCAVTLINRNAIPAWGWNLVSGILMLVLGVIMIANMNITADVLVFYVAFAIMFGGFNTIGFSFTAKAKGDKGWGWNLALGILVVILATVLLFHPVFAAFTIVIWAGIAFLSMGISFCTLAYRLSKTNGQMKK